One genomic window of Tumebacillus amylolyticus includes the following:
- a CDS encoding AAA family ATPase, producing the protein MRISAIEISAFRGFRDRVRFDLQGVQILVLYGPNGHGKTSFFDAIEWGLTGEIHRYSEPSDERNRSRFVRNHFAPTLPEVTLELLLGSGERIKVIRKGTAGGLSRTDYGKNKTLLKIVYEDEKVVLEPQSERLLESFLIREGWRDKITVMGGLNLTHLLGQEKMSRFLRGMKESERYDAISSLFGTQAFMRYKGVFEQWVKDLKEKSSMLLGQVAEVGDSLTRIQQELVHQESKVLTEEVDDRELFHSYIDLFKLPLDLYEDRKWNELHSIAVRCQQELRDARLSMEYGPIRNLAMADSMFSSWRSRIITHEETHKRLKELKRVSNLLERQKFLEELLDGFAEYFKQEGSKVHWEKDIAVSSERLQKSEMRADALRSFANAVMTSLQVADDQENYSALVSSISQISLHDRESKDRLIGVLLNFVAVRDSWLKASAVLETSDEVLQRLESEAKTFQLLNDRYLNLLRAVQEYASQNKEMDACPACGTAGITSEHLLQHVEFERDKVHPQLSVLELGIHKARELVLQQSEDLHALKNRVEKARSEVERQLEELAKKASSEQEKRMRFREQVEYLETELANLNRSRERYQRQAKNIGMDVSDADFHRGLLKESMGLKLQLGSYSFEDQKDVRYQIEMCQELIMQAEMEDAKFFKTLELLGPPLEEVKYWSVKQLETFLHALRDQQTTEVEELEQKEKLNALVRSILEELLDGGRLQSLRKEQLVLNEHYKKLQDEIGQIELDLSVAQEAMGNVQVAVDGLNESVMEQLFETVQTIFARINSHPMYRKLEFTKDRRFQNYKLLMQVLAGDQVANPAYIFSAAQINSIALAVFLAMSIQQQWSPLKLMALDDPVQSMDELNVLGLVDFIRVLSNQSGHDKQIIISTHDATFYRIMLKKFRYQHVGVIEYEGYGKEGPMIKQPFDEQGEPMKDERGEPIYVQNFLPLVTEGLPSLLLEVDRSPSQESEMRTRLPEVHPE; encoded by the coding sequence GTGAGAATCAGCGCGATTGAAATCAGCGCATTCCGTGGATTCCGGGACCGAGTCCGCTTTGATCTGCAGGGAGTGCAGATTCTCGTTTTGTACGGCCCGAACGGACATGGGAAAACCTCTTTTTTTGATGCAATCGAGTGGGGATTGACCGGGGAGATTCACCGCTACAGTGAACCGAGTGATGAACGAAACCGCAGCCGGTTTGTGAGGAATCACTTTGCTCCCACCCTTCCGGAAGTGACTTTGGAACTGCTTCTTGGAAGTGGTGAGCGGATCAAGGTTATACGGAAGGGCACTGCAGGAGGGCTGAGTCGTACCGATTACGGGAAGAACAAAACCCTGTTGAAAATCGTATATGAAGATGAAAAGGTGGTCTTGGAACCCCAATCTGAACGTTTATTGGAGAGTTTCTTAATTCGCGAAGGGTGGCGTGACAAGATAACGGTCATGGGGGGACTAAATCTGACCCATCTGCTTGGACAGGAGAAGATGAGCCGATTCTTGCGTGGAATGAAGGAAAGTGAGCGCTACGATGCGATTTCCTCTTTGTTCGGCACCCAGGCCTTTATGCGGTACAAGGGCGTTTTTGAACAATGGGTTAAGGACTTGAAAGAGAAGTCCAGCATGTTGCTAGGACAAGTCGCGGAGGTCGGTGATTCTCTTACTCGAATTCAGCAGGAGTTGGTTCATCAGGAAAGCAAGGTGTTAACAGAAGAAGTAGACGATCGCGAGTTGTTTCATAGCTACATAGACCTTTTCAAACTACCGCTAGACTTGTATGAAGATCGAAAATGGAACGAACTGCACTCGATCGCTGTGCGGTGCCAACAGGAATTGCGGGATGCACGGCTTAGTATGGAATATGGGCCAATACGTAACTTGGCAATGGCAGATTCGATGTTCTCAAGTTGGCGTTCTCGGATCATCACACATGAAGAAACGCATAAGCGCCTGAAGGAATTGAAGCGAGTATCGAATCTGCTGGAGAGACAAAAGTTCCTAGAAGAACTATTGGACGGGTTTGCTGAGTACTTCAAGCAAGAGGGAAGCAAAGTTCACTGGGAAAAGGACATCGCCGTCTCCAGCGAGAGACTGCAAAAGTCCGAAATGCGGGCGGATGCTTTACGAAGTTTTGCGAATGCCGTAATGACATCTCTCCAAGTAGCGGATGATCAGGAAAATTACTCGGCACTCGTATCGTCAATTTCGCAGATAAGTCTGCACGATCGGGAGAGCAAGGATCGGCTGATCGGCGTCTTGTTGAATTTTGTTGCGGTGAGAGATTCCTGGTTGAAGGCGAGTGCAGTTCTTGAAACGTCGGACGAGGTTCTTCAACGTCTGGAATCAGAAGCGAAGACTTTCCAATTGCTCAACGACAGATATCTCAACTTGTTACGGGCGGTACAGGAGTACGCCAGCCAGAACAAGGAAATGGATGCTTGTCCAGCCTGTGGAACAGCAGGCATTACATCTGAGCATTTGCTTCAACACGTGGAATTTGAGCGTGATAAAGTCCATCCACAACTATCCGTTCTTGAGCTAGGGATACATAAGGCTCGAGAACTGGTTTTACAACAAAGCGAGGACTTACATGCATTGAAAAATAGAGTCGAAAAGGCTCGATCGGAAGTGGAAAGGCAACTTGAAGAACTTGCGAAAAAGGCATCCTCTGAACAGGAAAAGCGGATGCGGTTTAGGGAGCAGGTCGAGTATTTGGAAACTGAGCTCGCAAATCTGAACCGTTCCCGGGAACGGTACCAGCGACAAGCGAAGAACATAGGGATGGATGTGAGCGATGCTGATTTCCATCGGGGGTTACTGAAGGAATCGATGGGGCTCAAACTTCAATTGGGCAGCTATTCATTTGAAGATCAAAAGGATGTTCGATACCAGATTGAAATGTGTCAAGAGTTGATCATGCAGGCCGAGATGGAGGACGCGAAGTTTTTTAAGACACTCGAATTACTGGGCCCTCCCCTAGAGGAAGTCAAGTACTGGTCGGTGAAGCAATTGGAGACGTTTCTACATGCTTTGAGAGATCAGCAGACAACTGAAGTGGAAGAACTGGAGCAAAAAGAGAAATTGAACGCTCTGGTGCGTTCAATCCTCGAAGAACTGCTGGATGGGGGGCGGCTACAGTCGCTTCGCAAAGAGCAATTGGTCCTCAACGAGCATTACAAAAAACTGCAAGATGAGATCGGTCAGATCGAGTTAGACTTGTCTGTGGCCCAGGAAGCGATGGGCAACGTACAGGTTGCTGTCGATGGCTTAAATGAATCCGTCATGGAACAGCTTTTCGAAACGGTGCAGACGATCTTCGCACGAATTAATTCGCATCCGATGTATCGGAAGTTAGAATTTACGAAGGATCGCCGCTTCCAAAACTACAAGCTCTTGATGCAAGTGCTTGCAGGAGACCAGGTGGCAAATCCGGCCTATATCTTCAGCGCTGCCCAAATTAACTCGATCGCTTTGGCTGTCTTTCTGGCGATGTCTATCCAGCAGCAATGGTCACCGTTGAAGTTGATGGCTTTGGATGACCCAGTACAAAGCATGGATGAACTTAATGTGCTGGGACTGGTGGATTTCATCCGTGTTCTTAGTAATCAATCAGGACATGACAAGCAGATCATCATCTCGACGCACGATGCCACTTTCTATCGGATTATGCTGAAAAAATTTCGCTATCAACATGTGGGTGTTATTGAATACGAAGGTTATGGTAAGGAAGGTCCGATGATCAAGCAACCGTTTGACGAACAAGGGGAGCCGATGAAGGATGAACGGGGCGAGCCGATTTATGTGCAGAATTTCTTACCGTTGGTTACGGAGGGACTACCAAGTTTATTGCTTGAAGTGGATCGTTCGCCATCGCAAGAGTCCGAGATGAGGACTCGTTTGCCGGAAGTGCACCCTGAATAA
- a CDS encoding ABC-three component system protein, whose amino-acid sequence MPDMRVFIGGTYKDNLSYRQKAYDCLRRKHAAVSTMEDFEASGRTVRDHCKYKLEECTHYVLVVGQRYGWIPDGETQSITELEYEWARACIEPGNMQIFFYELVEGERVEALDNQQKLDAFKDRLYRECSPRTFRNEDNCEAVLERSLSVWFDRQPTAVAVPQTTSSYQVTSTHQATGMMQSGVVQAAPVGASLIPANLVTLVQGFVRLFSPSVHAELQSSLQQVIQKINSMTPKEFEDFLNQYRFPFNIYHTTDAGIVELLEALTLLHFAYGDWELVPSDNTANLALGSQGDSWIRIVHSGNRYVSMPKAIFELRKRILKTKSGQKAKQEGGPLLPNRLILDNFISDYTLCEECGNRLGGGISFSFTDVLEDFTQSPDARDFTQMNDSFEGLEKTRVCCTECLRRVKSEASMEQQIRDRIRGLTS is encoded by the coding sequence ATGCCGGATATGAGGGTTTTTATTGGCGGAACCTACAAAGATAACTTATCGTATCGTCAAAAAGCATATGACTGCCTTCGCCGCAAGCATGCAGCGGTCAGTACGATGGAAGATTTCGAAGCAAGTGGGCGGACGGTTCGCGACCACTGTAAATACAAGCTAGAAGAATGCACACATTACGTGCTGGTCGTCGGTCAACGCTACGGCTGGATTCCGGACGGAGAGACACAGTCGATCACAGAGCTCGAATATGAGTGGGCGCGGGCATGCATTGAACCGGGCAATATGCAGATCTTCTTCTATGAACTGGTTGAAGGGGAGCGAGTCGAGGCGCTTGATAATCAGCAGAAGTTAGATGCCTTTAAGGACCGTCTCTATAGGGAATGCAGTCCGAGAACGTTCCGTAACGAGGACAACTGTGAGGCAGTGTTGGAGCGTTCCTTAAGCGTATGGTTTGATCGGCAACCCACAGCCGTTGCTGTTCCGCAGACCACATCGTCCTATCAAGTTACCTCGACTCATCAGGCAACGGGAATGATGCAGTCTGGTGTCGTTCAAGCAGCTCCGGTAGGTGCATCATTGATTCCGGCAAATCTTGTAACGCTCGTTCAGGGTTTCGTCAGACTCTTTTCGCCGTCCGTTCATGCGGAGTTGCAAAGCTCTTTGCAACAAGTCATCCAGAAGATCAATTCCATGACCCCGAAAGAGTTCGAAGATTTCCTCAACCAGTACCGGTTTCCTTTCAATATCTATCACACAACCGATGCGGGCATCGTCGAATTGCTCGAAGCGTTGACCCTCTTGCACTTTGCGTACGGAGATTGGGAACTGGTTCCATCGGATAATACGGCGAATCTGGCACTTGGCTCGCAAGGCGATTCCTGGATACGGATTGTTCATTCGGGAAACCGATACGTTTCGATGCCAAAGGCGATTTTTGAACTGCGCAAACGCATTTTAAAAACAAAAAGCGGTCAAAAGGCGAAACAGGAAGGGGGCCCCCTGCTTCCGAATCGTCTGATTCTTGATAACTTCATCAGCGACTATACACTGTGCGAGGAATGTGGAAACCGACTAGGAGGAGGCATTTCCTTTTCGTTCACCGATGTGTTGGAGGACTTCACCCAAAGCCCGGATGCAAGAGATTTTACGCAAATGAACGACTCTTTCGAAGGTCTGGAGAAAACGCGAGTATGTTGCACGGAGTGTTTGCGAAGGGTCAAATCGGAGGCAAGTATGGAACAACAAATTCGTGACAGGATAAGGGGGTTGACCTCATGA
- a CDS encoding ABC-three component system middle component 1, translated as MIEKLFRLLEEQRTGHGKFIKFTNMKFERLQAVYASPEQIYGVAVFGTEEEMQEGWEHAAEELSIQVQGQLKGRLTSLRWDMYLLLFVTDSNVRENVRKLIENDRMFFRKIVLTADDNLEECLPFSFLSPTEGGLRGLTLFGEEQFLQEFKTKLSSKAVERLGAKFFAHGAEDWQTLKALLGDETLAGGGDGENQRD; from the coding sequence ATGATCGAGAAGTTGTTCAGGTTGTTGGAAGAGCAGAGAACCGGACATGGCAAATTCATCAAGTTCACCAACATGAAGTTCGAGCGGTTGCAGGCCGTATACGCCTCGCCGGAGCAGATTTATGGGGTGGCTGTGTTTGGAACAGAAGAGGAGATGCAAGAGGGCTGGGAGCATGCGGCCGAAGAACTCAGCATCCAAGTGCAAGGCCAATTGAAGGGGCGGTTGACTTCCCTTCGCTGGGATATGTATCTGTTACTTTTTGTGACAGATAGCAACGTGCGGGAGAATGTCCGCAAACTGATCGAAAATGACCGTATGTTTTTCCGCAAGATTGTGTTGACGGCTGACGACAATTTGGAAGAATGCCTCCCCTTCTCGTTTCTCAGTCCAACAGAGGGGGGTCTTAGGGGTCTTACCTTATTTGGGGAAGAGCAATTTTTGCAAGAATTCAAAACAAAATTGTCCTCAAAAGCCGTAGAGCGATTGGGAGCTAAGTTCTTTGCGCACGGGGCGGAGGATTGGCAAACACTAAAAGCACTGTTGGGAGACGAGACGTTAGCAGGAGGTGGAGACGGTGAGAATCAGCGCGATTGA